The genome window CGGCGGCTTGGGGAGCCTCTTGGGCGCCATCGTGGGCGGCGTCATCCTGGGCGTAGTGGAGACGTTCATATCTGCCTATGTGTCGAGCGTCCTCCGCGATTCTCCTCTGGGACTGTATTTCAGAGGTGATCTCTTTCTAACTCCACGCCCCCGCGTGGGGGGCGACCGCGTCAATGTTTTTTATAGTTACTGCAAAGGTTTACAAGAAGGATTCCGCGAATCTTCTGAATCAAAACGTTTCAGAAGGGGGGGAGCGAAGACGATTTCTCCTTTTTAGTGGTCCATGCCTGCTGTTTCCTGAAAGCGCGAACCTGGCGGGAATAGAGCACGCATTTGGGGTTCGCGAAGGCCAACAAAATATTGCTATAGTATTAAAGGGCCTTCAGGATCATACGTTTCCTTGGCACCCTGATGCTCTACACGCCTCTTCCAGTTGGCTCCAAGGAAATAAAACCTCAAGCTGTCTTTTGACGAGTCATAGGCCTGAAGCAATTCGTGACGTAACATAGCCCATTGGGTTGGATCGACAAGACACTCGAATACGGAATTTTGGACTCTCTGGCCATAATTCTGGCAGATTCTGGCCACTTTCCGGAGTCTTCGTGTCCCTCCTTCAGAAGTAATGTTTACATCGTAAGTGATGAGTACCATCATTAGACAACACCTCGCTATCGCCACCGAAAGGGGGGGTAGGCATCCAGATCCCCGCGCAAATGCCTGGCCAAGAGCAGAGATTGAACATGCGGCACGAGCCCGAAGGAAATCCGTTCGTTGATGAAGGGATGCATGATCTCTTCCCGTTTTCTCTTTTGCCAGGCCATGAGCACTTCTTTACGGGCTTCATCGCTCATAAACACTGCTCCGGTTTCGGTAACAGTGAAGTCCTTTGCCTTCACTTGTTGTCTGTTGACTAAACTCAGAGCCAGCCGGTCAGCAAGGGGCGGCCGCAATTCTTCCATGAGGTCCAATGCAAGGCTTGGTCGTCCTGGCCGATCCCGATGCAGAAAACCGACTGCCGGATCGAGGCCGACCCCCTCGAGGGCTGACGTGACATCGTGGACAAGTAACGTGTATAAGAATGACAGCAACGCGTTCATCGGATCCATCGGGGGGCGACGCGTTCGTTCAGTAAATCGAAAGTCATCTTTTTGTGACGTTATAAGGTGGTCAAACACGCTGAAGTATTGTCTCCCTGCGTCTCCCTCGATACCCCTCAGAGTATCAAGAGGAGCCTGATTTTCAAGGTTCTTCAAATGTCTTACCAGCAAAGCCGCGGTATTGGAAAGCACGCCTGATGCTCCGGGATCGTCATTCTCACGTGCCGCCCTCAAG of Acetomicrobium sp. S15 = DSM 107314 contains these proteins:
- the cas2 gene encoding CRISPR-associated endonuclease Cas2, which gives rise to MMVLITYDVNITSEGGTRRLRKVARICQNYGQRVQNSVFECLVDPTQWAMLRHELLQAYDSSKDSLRFYFLGANWKRRVEHQGAKETYDPEGPLIL
- the cas1c gene encoding type I-C CRISPR-associated endonuclease Cas1c; its protein translation is MKHLLNTLYVTTQGSYLSRDGETVLIKVEQETKLRVPIHTLCSIICFGQVACSPPLLGLCGARGVAVSFLSENGRFLARVQGPVSGNVLLRREQYRRADDQIKSAEIARSVVIAKIANSRTVLLRAARENDDPGASGVLSNTAALLVRHLKNLENQAPLDTLRGIEGDAGRQYFSVFDHLITSQKDDFRFTERTRRPPMDPMNALLSFLYTLLVHDVTSALEGVGLDPAVGFLHRDRPGRPSLALDLMEELRPPLADRLALSLVNRQQVKAKDFTVTETGAVFMSDEARKEVLMAWQKRKREEIMHPFINERISFGLVPHVQSLLLARHLRGDLDAYPPFRWR